Proteins encoded together in one Carassius auratus strain Wakin chromosome 32, ASM336829v1, whole genome shotgun sequence window:
- the LOC113052468 gene encoding guanosine-3',5'-bis(diphosphate) 3'-pyrophosphohydrolase MESH1 — protein sequence MSSSSTAVLLETINFAAEKHRNQRRKDPDATPYINHPIGVARILSHEGGITDIEVLQAALLHDTVEDTDTSFEELEAVFGPTVTRIVQEVTDDRTLPKEERKRLQVEHAPHRSHQAKLVKLADKLYNLRDLNRCTPSGWTAERVQEYFVWASQVVKGLRGTNAALEEKMQQLFLERGVQL from the exons ATGAGCTCCTCGTCGACCGCGGTGCTGCTGGAAACGATCAACTTCGCCGCAGAGAAACATCGCAATCAGCGCCGCAAAGATCCTGATGCCACACCATACATCAATCACCCCATAG GGGTGGCAAGGATTTTAAGTCACGAGGGTGGAATTACAGATATTGAAGTTTTACAA GCTGCATTGCTTCATGACACCGTCGAGGACACTGACACAAGCTTCGAGGAGCTGGAGGCTGTGTTTGGACCAACTGTGACGAGGATCGTCCAGGAGGTTACTGATGACAGGACATTACCAAAAGAGGAGAGGAAGCGGCTGCAAGTGGAGCACGCACCGCACCGCAGCCATCAGGCCAAGCTGGTGAAACTAGCTGACAAGTTGTATAATTTGCGGGACCTCAATCGTTGCACTCCGTCTG GTTGGACGGCAGAAAGGGTTCAAGAATACTTTGTGTGGGCTTCTCAAGTGGTAAAAGGCCTCCGTGGGACCAATGCAGCACTCGAGGAGAAAATGCAGCAGCTCTTTTTGGAGAGAGGAGTGCAGTTATGA